One genomic segment of Campylobacter sp. includes these proteins:
- a CDS encoding aminotransferase class V-fold PLP-dependent enzyme, translating into MQKFWSRALDFETIKGNIILKEGVKYFDCAASGLAYRPIEAEIERVLATYANVHSAGGASAEITSDYYENARAKIKELLGCEERYYLISCGFGATAAIKKLWEILGIYLPPATRDRLSLRRESLKELPLFIISPFEHHSVEISLRQGLCEVVRVPLDPSGLMDFARLSEILSANKGREIYGVLTAASNASGLKLDYKRAYLMLKAHGGRLFVDASALIAHENVDLGFCDGMFFGAHKLLGGVGASGILAVRKELLCGEEPTFAGGGTIKYADALTQRFIIDKERLEEAGTPGIIALVRAYLALKLRKSAGLEAIKTREEAICRRFISEISKIPEIEIYGNLTAPRVPIFAFNMQGLGADALAGVLGQKFEIQTRAGCDCAAPYGFDLLGLQPDTEMSRKPAWVRASFSFIHDESDVDFLAEALRQIAKIRDKITFVAGKYRCGSIN; encoded by the coding sequence TTGCAAAAATTTTGGAGCCGCGCTTTGGATTTTGAAACGATCAAAGGAAATATCATCTTAAAAGAGGGGGTCAAATACTTCGATTGCGCCGCCTCGGGCCTTGCGTATCGTCCTATAGAAGCGGAGATCGAGCGCGTGCTTGCAACATATGCCAACGTCCACTCCGCAGGCGGAGCGAGCGCCGAGATTACAAGCGATTACTACGAAAACGCAAGGGCCAAAATCAAAGAGCTTCTAGGCTGCGAAGAGCGCTACTATTTGATCTCGTGCGGATTTGGCGCGACCGCGGCGATTAAGAAGCTTTGGGAAATTTTAGGCATCTACCTGCCGCCAGCAACGCGAGATAGGCTCAGTTTGCGGCGCGAGAGCTTAAAAGAGCTGCCGCTTTTCATCATCTCGCCTTTTGAGCATCACTCCGTGGAAATCAGCTTAAGACAGGGGCTTTGCGAGGTCGTGCGCGTGCCGCTGGATCCAAGCGGGCTGATGGATTTTGCTCGGCTGAGTGAAATTCTATCCGCAAACAAAGGGCGCGAAATTTACGGTGTACTTACCGCGGCATCGAACGCAAGCGGGCTAAAGCTTGATTACAAGCGCGCTTACTTGATGTTAAAAGCGCACGGCGGGCGGCTGTTTGTGGACGCTAGCGCGCTCATCGCGCACGAAAACGTAGATCTTGGCTTTTGCGACGGTATGTTTTTCGGCGCGCACAAGCTTTTGGGCGGCGTGGGCGCTAGCGGGATTTTGGCGGTGCGAAAGGAGCTTTTGTGCGGCGAGGAGCCGACATTCGCGGGAGGCGGCACGATCAAATACGCAGACGCCCTAACGCAGCGCTTTATAATCGACAAGGAACGCTTGGAGGAGGCGGGCACGCCGGGCATCATCGCGCTGGTGCGAGCTTATCTTGCCCTAAAGCTTCGCAAAAGCGCGGGGCTAGAGGCGATCAAGACGCGTGAAGAAGCGATTTGCAGGCGCTTCATAAGCGAAATTTCAAAAATCCCCGAGATTGAAATTTACGGCAATCTCACCGCGCCGCGCGTGCCGATCTTTGCTTTTAATATGCAAGGGCTTGGCGCGGACGCGCTAGCCGGAGTGCTCGGGCAGAAATTTGAGATCCAGACTCGCGCAGGATGCGACTGCGCCGCGCCTTACGGCTTTGATCTGCTCGGCTTGCAACCCGATACCGAAATGTCGCGCAAACCCGCTTGGGTGCGGGCTAGTTTCTCGTTCATCCATGACGAAAGCGACGTGGATTTCTTAGCGGAGGCGCTAAGACAGATCGCTAAAATTCGCGATAAAATCACCTTCGTAGCGGGCAAATATCGCTGCGGCAGTATAAATTGA
- a CDS encoding DUF234 domain-containing protein produces the protein MQFHFVFDEIGCISGYADVFEAIENEILLCFERLGERFKFGGEYEEQIKKALMKFARSDRKKIGISKILPRFTAQKITADLINAKFLITEKSSEQRAQKERKNDRLPRALRRYHITDKVHFSSNFARFWFRFIEPNLPALRLGEIGRVLSLIKADFNAYAGLGFEILSKELLAKYLNLEISQISSFWNKEVEIDIYAKFESFCVAGECKYKERKISKNVLNELILKCEKARLAPDLLALFSKSGFSGELQNLKSDKILLFSLEDFKILL, from the coding sequence TTGCAGTTTCATTTCGTATTTGACGAGATCGGCTGTATAAGCGGCTACGCAGACGTTTTCGAAGCGATCGAAAATGAAATTTTGCTCTGCTTTGAACGTCTCGGCGAGCGCTTTAAATTCGGTGGCGAGTACGAAGAGCAGATCAAAAAGGCGCTGATGAAATTCGCTAGAAGCGACCGCAAAAAAATAGGAATTTCAAAAATCTTGCCGCGGTTTACGGCGCAAAAAATCACCGCAGATCTCATAAACGCGAAGTTTCTAATCACCGAAAAATCAAGCGAGCAAAGGGCGCAAAAAGAGCGCAAAAATGACCGCCTCCCGCGCGCGCTACGCCGCTACCATATCACTGACAAAGTCCATTTTAGCAGCAACTTTGCGAGGTTTTGGTTTAGATTTATCGAGCCGAATCTGCCCGCGCTACGTCTGGGCGAGATAGGGCGCGTGCTAAGCCTAATCAAAGCGGATTTCAACGCCTACGCGGGGCTCGGGTTTGAAATTTTAAGCAAAGAGCTGCTCGCGAAGTATTTAAATTTAGAGATTTCGCAAATTTCAAGCTTCTGGAACAAAGAGGTCGAGATCGATATCTACGCGAAATTTGAGAGCTTTTGCGTCGCGGGCGAGTGCAAATACAAGGAGCGAAAAATTTCAAAAAACGTGCTAAACGAGCTCATACTCAAATGCGAAAAAGCACGTCTCGCGCCCGATCTGCTCGCGCTGTTTTCCAAAAGCGGCTTTAGCGGCGAGCTACAAAACCTAAAAAGCGATAAAATTTTACTCTTTTCGCTCGAGGATTTTAAAATTTTACTTTGA
- the efp gene encoding elongation factor P, translating to MAYSMGDLKKGLKIEVDGIPFKIIEYQHVKPGKGPAFVRVKIKSFIDGKVLEKTFHAGDKCEAPNLEEKEMQYLYDDGEACQFMDTDSYEQIAISDEDVGEAKKWMLDGMMVNIMFYNGKAIGVDVPQVVELKIVETAPNFRGDTQGSNKKPATLETGAVVQIPFHVLEGEVIRVDTVRGEYIERANK from the coding sequence ATGGCTTATTCAATGGGCGATCTAAAAAAAGGTCTAAAAATCGAGGTGGACGGAATTCCGTTTAAAATCATAGAATACCAACACGTAAAACCGGGAAAAGGACCTGCTTTCGTGCGCGTTAAAATAAAATCTTTCATTGATGGCAAGGTGCTTGAAAAGACCTTCCACGCAGGCGATAAATGCGAGGCGCCGAATCTTGAGGAAAAAGAGATGCAGTATCTCTACGACGACGGCGAGGCGTGTCAGTTCATGGATACCGATAGCTACGAACAGATCGCGATCAGCGACGAGGACGTGGGCGAGGCGAAAAAATGGATGCTAGATGGCATGATGGTAAATATAATGTTTTACAACGGTAAAGCGATCGGCGTGGATGTACCGCAGGTGGTGGAGCTTAAGATCGTAGAAACTGCGCCAAATTTCCGCGGCGATACGCAGGGCAGTAACAAAAAGCCCGCCACGCTTGAGACCGGCGCCGTGGTACAGATCCCATTTCACGTGCTCGAAGGTGAGGTCATCCGCGTTGACACCGTCCGCGGCGAGTATATCGAGCGCGCAAATAAATAA
- a CDS encoding SelT/SelW/SelH family (seleno)protein has translation MKVVITYCNSUSYRPQALRVRDEITSVYKDAVVELVPGGSGDFLVEVDGRKLFFNKDFAKPRFPSEGEILNLIKVAA, from the coding sequence ATGAAGGTTGTAATTACTTATTGTAATTCTTGATCTTATAGACCGCAAGCTCTCCGTGTGAGAGATGAAATAACAAGCGTCTATAAGGATGCAGTTGTCGAGTTGGTCCCTGGTGGCAGCGGAGACTTTCTAGTAGAAGTTGACGGCAGAAAGCTTTTCTTCAATAAAGATTTTGCTAAGCCTCGTTTCCCAAGTGAAGGTGAAATTTTAAATCTAATTAAAGTTGCAGCCTAG
- a CDS encoding metallophosphoesterase, whose translation MIYLCGDTHGINEIGKITNKAFAGGLSADDFVIVLGDFGLFWSERIDEFMARKNIERYFPATLLFIDGNHENFDMLDELPRERKFGGTVGVGGENIFWLRRGEIYEIAGRHFLCFGGALSVDKAHRIPGLSWWAREIPSEEEFACAIRNARDFIAVGGRIDAVLSHTAPGFAMKFLKEYLWCGKSTPDKTSEYLEQIFELVRPERWYFGHFHGDKKFHAHGCDFYLCYDEILKFED comes from the coding sequence ATGATATATCTTTGCGGCGATACGCACGGAATAAACGAGATCGGTAAAATAACAAACAAAGCCTTTGCGGGCGGACTTAGCGCCGATGATTTCGTCATCGTGCTCGGAGATTTCGGGCTGTTTTGGAGCGAGCGGATAGATGAGTTTATGGCGCGCAAAAATATAGAAAGATATTTTCCCGCCACGCTTCTTTTCATAGACGGCAACCACGAAAATTTCGATATGCTGGATGAGCTGCCACGCGAGCGGAAATTTGGCGGCACCGTGGGCGTGGGCGGCGAGAATATTTTTTGGCTACGGCGCGGCGAAATTTACGAGATCGCGGGGCGGCACTTTTTATGCTTCGGCGGCGCGCTTAGCGTCGATAAGGCGCATCGGATACCGGGGCTTAGCTGGTGGGCGCGCGAAATTCCGAGCGAGGAGGAGTTTGCTTGTGCGATACGAAATGCGCGCGATTTCATCGCCGTGGGCGGACGGATCGATGCGGTACTGAGCCACACGGCGCCGGGGTTTGCGATGAAATTTTTAAAAGAGTACCTTTGGTGCGGCAAAAGCACTCCCGATAAAACGTCTGAATATTTAGAGCAGATCTTTGAGCTCGTAAGGCCTGAGCGGTGGTATTTCGGGCACTTTCACGGCGATAAGAAATTCCATGCGCACGGCTGCGATTTTTATCTCTGCTACGATGAAATTTTAAAATTTGAGGACTAG
- a CDS encoding GDSL-type esterase/lipase family protein, with amino-acid sequence MSKFIVILFAALLGGCAANAKSSAGFGVKFFGDSHLGSDALIDAFRHGFFVQNSVGFVPAMMPKYHKSENIEFKQSGFNIISSRTEQDPDFPLCGVIATGKKGANVRLELKQLSGDFYVEILHKSDQSGEIFRVRDASGLSAYISQEVPQKWEYSKLRLRFPIEIRSLRDGAELGGYKIYRKNARFADSCASNGAFSNLYEKWGADAFGRDFSGLRYDLVVIAYGTNDAMDPKFDEQKFYQSVRGLLRSVRSAAPGAKILLVAPPRSPKVPNASRAAEVLAHLARDEGAMFYDIAGLMDEDGGWRGWRERGLIRPDEIHLQKEGYEKIGAALATKLRGRL; translated from the coding sequence TTGAGTAAGTTTATAGTGATTTTATTTGCCGCATTATTAGGCGGATGCGCGGCAAACGCAAAAAGCTCTGCGGGCTTTGGAGTGAAATTTTTTGGCGATTCGCATTTAGGAAGCGATGCGCTGATAGATGCTTTCAGGCACGGCTTTTTCGTGCAAAATAGCGTCGGCTTCGTGCCTGCAATGATGCCTAAATACCACAAAAGTGAAAATATAGAATTTAAGCAAAGCGGCTTTAATATAATCTCATCCCGCACCGAGCAAGATCCCGATTTCCCGTTATGCGGAGTGATCGCTACCGGCAAAAAGGGCGCTAATGTGCGACTGGAGCTAAAGCAGCTTAGCGGCGATTTTTACGTCGAAATTTTACATAAATCGGATCAGAGCGGCGAGATTTTTCGCGTACGCGATGCAAGCGGGCTAAGCGCGTATATTTCGCAAGAAGTGCCGCAGAAATGGGAGTATTCTAAGCTGCGACTTAGATTTCCGATCGAAATTCGATCGCTACGTGATGGAGCAGAGCTTGGAGGATATAAAATTTACCGCAAAAACGCGCGCTTTGCAGACTCTTGTGCGAGCAACGGCGCGTTTAGCAACCTCTACGAAAAATGGGGTGCAGATGCCTTTGGTAGGGATTTTTCGGGACTTAGATACGATCTCGTAGTCATCGCTTACGGCACAAACGATGCGATGGATCCGAAATTTGACGAGCAAAAATTCTACCAAAGCGTCCGTGGGCTGCTTCGCTCCGTCCGCTCCGCAGCTCCTGGTGCAAAAATCCTGCTCGTAGCACCGCCGCGAAGCCCTAAAGTGCCAAACGCCTCACGCGCTGCGGAGGTGCTAGCGCATCTAGCGCGAGACGAAGGGGCGATGTTTTACGACATAGCCGGTCTTATGGACGAGGATGGCGGCTGGCGCGGCTGGCGTGAGCGTGGGCTGATCCGTCCCGACGAAATCCACTTGCAAAAAGAGGGCTACGAAAAAATTGGCGCAGCACTGGCGACGAAATTGCGCGGCAGGCTTTAA
- a CDS encoding DUF459 domain-containing protein yields MLRFVSTLFFALLFSAFFMQGSLLYYLEQRFHDDFGLEEWLRRSPFRVGREIYEKIANGADKLEQRIKGEDISKDEDASPHSGSKNFKKPAQDRMAENQALQSMGARDHDASQSVKSQGSKPQAHAAKNSALNNSTHHLKTRDSAQEPYAQNSIPQNSTSQNSVSQSQTTTSSVPHSSSASQNSVTASATLQSGENSDSQLPAPQALEQNLTTQGSVEVDAKISLSDDGKIRLNAGDEVLFMGDSLMQYVGMNAKKFFPKRSLRVIDLSKQSTGLASKKSFDWQKTLDTALRENGGVKLVVVLLGANDVWEYRAGGKTYGIKTPRWREFYASRVREIYDTAHSHGAGVLWLAMPCMQKPDFEEKTQLLNQIYADASMALGGYFMQTTPLVCEKGAYKTYLQSGSKLVRVRQDDGIHMSKEGCEAVAKEILSRIEVE; encoded by the coding sequence ATGCTTAGGTTTGTTTCGACTTTGTTTTTTGCGCTGCTTTTCTCGGCATTTTTTATGCAAGGCTCGCTGCTTTATTATTTGGAGCAGCGATTTCACGATGACTTTGGGCTAGAAGAATGGCTGCGCCGCTCGCCGTTTCGCGTAGGTAGAGAGATCTACGAAAAGATTGCAAATGGCGCAGATAAGCTAGAGCAGCGTATCAAAGGCGAGGACATTAGCAAGGATGAGGACGCAAGTCCGCATAGCGGAAGCAAAAATTTTAAAAAACCTGCGCAAGATCGTATGGCGGAAAATCAAGCTTTGCAAAGTATGGGGGCGCGAGATCACGATGCTTCGCAAAGCGTTAAGTCGCAAGGTAGCAAGCCGCAAGCCCATGCCGCGAAGAATTCTGCCTTAAATAATTCTACGCATCATTTAAAAACGCGCGATTCTGCGCAGGAGCCTTACGCACAAAATTCCATCCCTCAAAATTCTACTTCGCAAAATTCCGTGTCACAAAGCCAGACTACAACAAGCTCTGTGCCGCACAGCTCCTCTGCGTCGCAAAATTCCGTCACGGCAAGCGCAACCTTGCAAAGCGGCGAGAATTCCGATTCTCAACTTCCCGCTCCGCAGGCCTTGGAGCAGAATTTAACGACGCAAGGCTCCGTGGAGGTTGATGCTAAAATTTCGCTTAGCGACGATGGCAAAATCCGCCTAAATGCAGGCGATGAGGTGCTTTTTATGGGTGATAGTCTGATGCAATACGTGGGGATGAATGCTAAGAAATTTTTCCCGAAGCGAAGCCTGAGGGTGATCGATCTTAGCAAGCAATCTACGGGGCTTGCGAGCAAGAAATCTTTCGACTGGCAAAAGACGCTCGATACTGCGCTTAGAGAGAATGGCGGCGTTAAGCTCGTAGTCGTGCTGCTGGGCGCCAATGACGTCTGGGAGTACCGCGCGGGAGGTAAAACTTATGGCATTAAAACGCCGCGCTGGCGGGAGTTTTACGCCTCAAGGGTGCGCGAGATCTACGATACGGCGCACTCGCACGGTGCGGGAGTGCTGTGGCTTGCGATGCCGTGTATGCAAAAGCCAGACTTTGAGGAGAAAACGCAGCTGCTAAATCAAATATATGCCGACGCGAGTATGGCGCTTGGCGGGTATTTTATGCAAACAACCCCGCTGGTGTGCGAAAAAGGCGCCTATAAAACCTATCTGCAAAGTGGCTCGAAGCTCGTGCGCGTGCGTCAAGACGACGGCATTCATATGAGCAAAGAGGGTTGCGAAGCGGTAGCAAAAGAAATTTTATCAAGGATTGAAGTTGAGTAA
- a CDS encoding MBOAT family O-acyltransferase, protein MTFFSPEFVLAFLAFLIVYWTLKNHIFAQKILILLASYGFMCSINPRFALVLAAYSAFVYFAGMCIARANRVVAKAIPPAKQSSHKKKLSRKAAAKQMSAAKQAGIAKQLPLPTAKARAVMLAAVAGGLFFLAFFKYYGYVREFFNAALAALHLGAVDSVAFPLGISYYVFMSITYFVSVYRRECGEQGFLSLACFLAFFPSVVMGPIGRASAAKGVEPVLPQFDRFKHFGNADEIYVLIIFALVKLLLISGYLGAYYSDVISGVYGDEPESSAAQILAALLLYGVVLYTNFSGFIDMARALGLAMGFKLPQNFNMPYAAKNLGEFWDRWHISLSTFIRDYIYIPLGGSRNGFARTCVNLLIAFALSGIWHGAGLNFLIWGLLHGAALVFLKCLAKVGVKSLNPHLALFCTYIFVSFAWIFFANSLPDAAAILSAFTRARAFGDIGELAVLAVILAGIFVYPKISALKDTLIVLFAELPFLPKALVLGMIFTLIFALMPSGIPNFIYAGF, encoded by the coding sequence ATGACATTTTTTTCGCCCGAGTTTGTCCTCGCTTTTTTAGCGTTTTTAATCGTTTATTGGACGCTCAAAAATCATATTTTCGCGCAAAAAATCCTGATCCTGCTGGCAAGCTACGGCTTTATGTGCTCCATAAATCCGCGTTTTGCGCTGGTGCTTGCAGCCTATAGTGCCTTCGTATATTTTGCAGGGATGTGTATCGCGCGCGCTAATCGCGTAGTTGCGAAAGCCATCCCGCCCGCAAAGCAGTCTTCGCACAAGAAAAAGCTCTCGCGTAAAGCGGCAGCCAAGCAGATGAGCGCAGCAAAACAAGCTGGCATAGCAAAGCAGCTCCCACTACCCACTGCGAAGGCGCGTGCAGTGATGCTTGCGGCAGTTGCTGGCGGCTTATTTTTTCTCGCATTTTTTAAATATTACGGCTACGTCAGGGAGTTTTTCAATGCCGCGCTTGCCGCGCTGCACCTAGGTGCCGTCGATAGCGTGGCGTTTCCGCTTGGAATTTCATATTATGTTTTCATGTCGATCACCTATTTCGTCTCGGTTTATAGGCGCGAATGCGGTGAGCAGGGCTTTTTGAGCTTGGCGTGCTTTTTAGCGTTTTTCCCTAGCGTCGTAATGGGCCCTATCGGGCGCGCTAGCGCTGCCAAGGGCGTAGAGCCAGTACTGCCACAGTTTGATCGCTTCAAGCACTTTGGCAATGCCGATGAAATTTATGTGCTTATAATTTTTGCCTTAGTTAAGCTGCTGCTTATTAGCGGCTATTTGGGCGCGTATTATAGCGATGTGATTTCAGGCGTTTACGGCGACGAGCCTGAGTCCTCCGCGGCGCAAATTCTAGCTGCACTGCTACTTTATGGCGTGGTGCTTTATACGAATTTTAGCGGCTTTATCGATATGGCGCGGGCGCTTGGGCTTGCGATGGGCTTTAAGCTGCCGCAGAATTTTAATATGCCCTATGCGGCTAAGAATTTAGGCGAGTTTTGGGATCGCTGGCATATCAGCTTATCCACATTTATACGCGATTATATTTATATCCCGCTCGGCGGCTCGCGCAATGGCTTTGCGCGCACCTGCGTAAATTTGCTAATCGCGTTTGCGCTATCAGGCATCTGGCACGGCGCGGGATTAAATTTTTTGATTTGGGGGCTTTTGCACGGAGCAGCACTTGTATTTTTAAAATGTCTTGCCAAAGTAGGCGTAAAGTCGCTAAATCCGCATTTAGCGCTTTTTTGCACCTATATTTTTGTAAGTTTCGCTTGGATTTTTTTCGCCAATTCCCTGCCAGATGCGGCGGCGATTTTGAGCGCTTTTACCCGCGCACGAGCTTTCGGAGATATTGGTGAGCTAGCGGTGCTTGCGGTGATTTTAGCAGGGATTTTTGTTTATCCTAAAATCTCAGCTCTTAAAGATACTTTGATCGTGCTTTTTGCCGAGCTGCCGTTTTTACCTAAAGCTCTCGTGCTCGGCATGATCTTCACGCTGATTTTCGCGCTGATGCCAAGCGGAATTCCAAATTTCATCTACGCAGGATTTTAG
- the metE gene encoding 5-methyltetrahydropteroyltriglutamate--homocysteine S-methyltransferase, with amino-acid sequence MKSYVTGFPRIGEQRELKKALESYWAGKCDYDALERVASELKDRNIKYQLDAWSGLISVNDFSYYDLMLDTSVLFGVIPQRFAALSAHEQYFAMARGSKDAVAMEMTKWFNTNYHYIVPEISAYTEFSLNPSKILSEYKAAKNNDFKDSCALKINLIGPITYLALSKSSDKSDPLAHLDALAAKYEELLKLLSELDNEVVIQIDEPIFVTDRAAELAPKIEPVYQRLSKAASNVKIIFMTYFEHATEAVREIVKTDVWAIGLDFVYASEENIKKELQALKDAKTVLFAGVIDGRNIWKSDIDKKLAQLKAIEAYVPKERIYVGTSCSLLHVPFTLKYEDKLSAEIISWLSFAVEKLSEISILTHLFFEIPMCEHGMKAYKENQKSAKTRASSPLIHDERVQSRAANLNKFERADRYEDRIKVQKKELGYGILPTTTIGSFPQTAELRQVRNAYKKGLIGREAYERDIKAYIDDCVKFQDEIGLDVLVHGEPERNDMVEYFGEQMSGYAFSANGWVQSYGSRCVKPPLLFGDVSRPKPMTVEWIKYAQSRTKKIMKGMLTGPVTMMNWSFVRDDKPRDQIVKQLALAIFDEISDLQDAGIKIVQVDEAAFKEGYPLRSENVPAYEKFAVSAFKLAVSAASAHTQIHTHMCYSEFNDIIKTIEAMDADVISIETARSGNELLRVFKSVGYKQEVGPGVYDIHSPRIPSVQELVSQIRALLEVLPKEQLWINPDCGLKTRKWEEVRPSLKNMVEAVRIIRAGE; translated from the coding sequence ATGAAGAGTTACGTTACGGGCTTTCCGCGTATCGGAGAGCAGCGCGAGTTAAAGAAGGCTTTGGAGAGCTATTGGGCGGGCAAGTGCGATTATGACGCGCTAGAGCGGGTTGCCTCAGAGCTAAAAGATCGTAACATCAAATATCAGCTGGATGCTTGGAGCGGCTTAATTAGCGTAAACGACTTTTCATACTACGATCTGATGCTCGATACCAGTGTTCTTTTCGGCGTGATTCCGCAGCGCTTTGCGGCTCTTTCGGCGCATGAGCAGTATTTTGCGATGGCGCGCGGCAGTAAAGACGCAGTCGCGATGGAGATGACGAAGTGGTTTAACACAAACTACCACTATATCGTGCCCGAGATCTCGGCGTATACGGAATTTAGCCTAAATCCTAGTAAAATTTTAAGCGAGTACAAGGCCGCGAAAAATAATGATTTTAAGGATTCCTGCGCGCTAAAGATAAATTTAATCGGACCTATTACTTACTTGGCGCTTAGCAAATCAAGCGACAAAAGTGATCCGCTCGCGCATTTAGATGCCCTTGCCGCGAAATACGAGGAATTGCTAAAGCTTCTTAGCGAGCTTGATAACGAGGTCGTAATTCAGATCGATGAGCCGATCTTCGTAACGGATCGCGCAGCGGAGCTAGCGCCAAAGATCGAGCCTGTTTATCAGCGCCTAAGCAAGGCTGCAAGCAACGTAAAAATCATCTTTATGACTTATTTTGAGCATGCGACCGAGGCCGTGCGCGAGATAGTAAAGACCGATGTTTGGGCGATCGGACTCGATTTTGTCTACGCAAGCGAGGAGAATATCAAAAAAGAGCTTCAAGCTTTAAAAGACGCTAAGACCGTGCTCTTTGCGGGCGTGATCGACGGGCGCAATATCTGGAAGAGCGACATCGACAAAAAGCTAGCCCAACTCAAAGCTATCGAGGCCTACGTGCCTAAGGAGCGTATCTATGTGGGCACCTCCTGCTCGCTTTTGCACGTGCCTTTCACGCTAAAATACGAGGACAAGCTAAGCGCCGAGATCATATCCTGGCTAAGTTTCGCGGTTGAAAAATTAAGCGAAATTTCGATTTTGACCCATCTCTTCTTTGAAATTCCGATGTGCGAACACGGCATGAAAGCTTACAAAGAAAATCAAAAATCCGCTAAAACTCGCGCTAGCTCGCCTCTAATTCACGACGAGCGAGTGCAAAGCCGCGCCGCAAATTTAAATAAATTCGAGCGCGCCGATCGCTACGAGGATCGCATCAAGGTGCAGAAAAAAGAGCTAGGATATGGAATTTTACCTACCACTACGATCGGTTCCTTCCCGCAGACTGCTGAGCTTCGCCAGGTTCGCAACGCCTATAAAAAGGGCTTAATTGGCCGCGAAGCCTACGAGCGCGACATCAAAGCCTATATCGACGACTGCGTCAAATTTCAAGATGAGATTGGCCTAGACGTACTGGTTCACGGCGAGCCGGAGCGTAACGATATGGTCGAGTATTTCGGCGAACAGATGAGCGGATACGCGTTTAGCGCCAACGGCTGGGTGCAGAGCTACGGCAGCCGCTGCGTGAAACCGCCGCTACTTTTCGGTGATGTGAGCCGTCCAAAACCGATGACCGTGGAGTGGATCAAATACGCTCAAAGCCGCACTAAAAAGATTATGAAGGGCATGCTAACGGGACCTGTTACGATGATGAACTGGAGCTTCGTACGCGACGATAAGCCTCGCGATCAGATCGTAAAACAGCTTGCGCTCGCGATTTTCGATGAAATTTCGGATCTGCAAGACGCAGGTATCAAGATCGTTCAGGTGGATGAAGCGGCGTTTAAAGAGGGCTATCCGCTTAGATCTGAAAACGTCCCTGCATACGAAAAATTTGCCGTTAGTGCCTTTAAGCTCGCCGTCAGCGCCGCAAGCGCTCACACGCAGATCCATACACATATGTGCTATTCGGAGTTTAACGACATAATCAAAACGATAGAGGCGATGGATGCCGACGTCATAAGCATCGAGACTGCTCGCAGTGGCAACGAGCTGCTTCGAGTTTTCAAATCGGTCGGTTATAAGCAAGAGGTCGGTCCGGGCGTTTACGACATCCATAGCCCGCGAATTCCTAGTGTGCAGGAGCTCGTAAGCCAGATCCGCGCGCTGCTTGAGGTGCTTCCTAAAGAGCAGCTGTGGATCAACCCGGACTGCGGTCTAAAAACCCGCAAATGGGAAGAAGTTCGCCCTAGCTTAAAAAATATGGTCGAAGCGGTAAGGATCATCCGCGCAGGGGAGTAA